A single genomic interval of Rhizobium leguminosarum bv. trifolii WSM1325 harbors:
- a CDS encoding two component transcriptional regulator, winged helix family (PFAM: response regulator receiver; transcriptional regulator domain protein~SMART: response regulator receiver~KEGG: rec:RHECIAT_CH0000037 two-component response regulator protein) produces the protein MTETNTMPTIALVDDDRNILTSVSIALEAEGYKVETYTDGASALDGLLARPPQLAIFDIKMPRMDGMELLRRLRQKSDIPVIFLTSKDEEIDELFGLKMGADDFITKPFSQRLLVERVRAVLRRASSREAAAAGTSPTGAPKTGAVQQARSLERGQLVMDQERHTCTWKGEAVTLTVTEFLILHSLAQRPGVVKSRDALMDAAYDEQVYVDDRTIDSHIKRLRKKFKMVDNDFDMIETLYGVGYRFREAA, from the coding sequence ATGACGGAGACCAACACCATGCCGACAATCGCGCTCGTTGATGACGACCGCAACATCCTCACCTCGGTGTCGATCGCACTGGAGGCTGAAGGATATAAGGTCGAGACGTATACGGACGGTGCTTCGGCGCTCGACGGCCTGCTGGCGCGACCGCCGCAGCTGGCGATCTTCGACATCAAGATGCCGCGCATGGACGGCATGGAACTGCTGCGCCGCCTGCGGCAGAAGTCGGACATTCCCGTCATCTTCCTCACCTCCAAGGATGAGGAGATCGATGAACTCTTCGGCCTGAAGATGGGCGCCGACGATTTCATCACCAAACCGTTTTCGCAGCGTCTGCTGGTGGAGCGCGTGCGCGCCGTCCTGCGCCGCGCGTCAAGCCGCGAAGCCGCTGCTGCCGGCACCAGCCCCACCGGCGCCCCGAAGACCGGCGCGGTCCAGCAGGCCCGCTCGCTGGAGCGCGGGCAGCTGGTCATGGACCAGGAACGCCACACCTGCACCTGGAAGGGTGAGGCAGTGACGCTGACGGTGACCGAATTCCTGATCCTGCATTCGCTGGCGCAGCGCCCCGGCGTCGTCAAAAGCCGCGACGCGCTGATGGACGCAGCCTATGACGAACAGGTCTATGTCGACGACCGGACCATCGACAGCCACATCAAGCGGCTGCGCAAGAAATTCAAGATGGTCGACAACGACTTTGATATGATTGAAACACTCTACGGAGTGGGATACCGCTTCCGCGAAGCAGCCTGA
- a CDS encoding phosphoenolpyruvate carboxykinase (ATP) (KEGG: ret:RHE_CH00037 phosphoenolpyruvate carboxykinase~TIGRFAM: phosphoenolpyruvate carboxykinase (ATP)~PFAM: phosphoenolpyruvate carboxykinase (ATP)~SNP /replace=T) has translation MEMFGVHNPAIELATVGLGGASSVRYNFSAAALYEEAIRRGEAELTAQGALRALTGQHTGRSPRDKFVVRDINTDGEIWWDNNKPISPEHFAVLRDDMLAHAAGKELFVQDLVGGAEEGHALPTRVVTEFAWHSLFIRNLLIRPDTAALSSFVPKLTIIDLPSFKADPARHGCRSETVIACDLTNGLVLIGGTSYAGEMKKSVFTVLNYLLPAKGVMPMHCSANVGPDGDVAVFFGLSGTGKTTLSADPARTLIGDDEHGWSENGIFNFEGGCYAKTIRLSAEAEPEIYATTQRFGTVLENVVLNESREPDFDDGSLTENTRCAYPMDFIPNASETGRAGHPKTIIMLTADAFGVMPPIARLTPDQAMYHFLSGYTAKVAGTEKGVVEPEATFSTCFGAPFMPRHPAEYGNLLKELIGRHDVQCWLVNTGWTGGAYGTGKRMPIKATRALLAAALSGELGQAEFRADTNFGFAVPVSVDGVDGSILDPRSTWADKAAYDAQAEKLVSMFIANFAKFEDHVDGGVRDAAPGIKLAAE, from the coding sequence ATGGAAATGTTCGGAGTTCATAACCCGGCAATAGAGCTGGCAACGGTTGGATTGGGCGGCGCATCCAGCGTTCGCTACAACTTTTCCGCCGCCGCGCTCTATGAAGAAGCGATCCGCCGGGGCGAAGCCGAACTGACCGCTCAGGGCGCACTGCGGGCTCTCACCGGCCAGCACACTGGCCGTTCGCCGCGCGACAAGTTCGTCGTTCGCGATATCAATACCGATGGCGAAATCTGGTGGGACAACAACAAGCCGATCTCGCCGGAGCATTTCGCCGTGCTGCGCGACGATATGCTGGCGCATGCCGCGGGCAAGGAGCTTTTTGTCCAGGATCTCGTCGGCGGCGCCGAGGAAGGCCATGCCTTGCCGACCCGCGTCGTGACCGAATTCGCCTGGCATTCGCTGTTCATCCGCAATCTGCTGATCCGCCCTGATACCGCAGCGCTGTCCAGCTTCGTGCCGAAGCTGACGATCATCGATCTGCCGAGCTTCAAGGCCGATCCGGCCCGCCACGGCTGCCGTTCGGAAACGGTGATCGCCTGCGATCTCACCAACGGTCTCGTCCTCATCGGCGGCACCTCCTATGCCGGCGAAATGAAGAAATCGGTCTTCACCGTGCTCAACTACCTGCTGCCGGCCAAGGGCGTGATGCCGATGCACTGCTCGGCCAATGTCGGCCCGGACGGTGACGTGGCGGTCTTCTTCGGCCTTTCCGGCACCGGCAAGACGACGCTTTCGGCCGATCCGGCCCGGACGCTGATCGGCGATGACGAACACGGCTGGAGCGAAAACGGCATCTTCAACTTCGAAGGCGGCTGCTACGCCAAGACCATCCGCCTCTCGGCCGAAGCCGAGCCGGAAATCTATGCGACGACACAGCGTTTCGGCACCGTGCTGGAAAACGTCGTGCTGAACGAAAGCCGCGAGCCGGATTTCGACGACGGGTCGCTGACCGAGAACACCCGTTGCGCCTATCCGATGGATTTCATCCCGAACGCTTCGGAAACAGGCCGCGCCGGGCATCCGAAAACGATCATCATGCTGACTGCCGATGCGTTTGGCGTCATGCCGCCGATCGCCCGATTGACGCCGGATCAGGCGATGTATCACTTCCTCTCCGGCTACACCGCCAAGGTGGCTGGCACCGAAAAGGGTGTCGTCGAGCCGGAAGCGACCTTCTCCACCTGCTTCGGCGCTCCTTTCATGCCGCGGCACCCGGCCGAATATGGCAATCTGCTCAAGGAGCTGATTGGTCGTCATGACGTCCAATGCTGGCTTGTCAATACCGGCTGGACCGGCGGCGCCTATGGCACCGGCAAGCGCATGCCGATCAAGGCGACGCGTGCGCTTCTCGCTGCTGCCCTTAGCGGTGAACTTGGACAGGCGGAATTCCGTGCTGACACGAACTTCGGCTTCGCCGTGCCGGTCTCCGTCGACGGCGTCGACGGCAGCATTCTCGATCCGCGCTCGACCTGGGCCGACAAGGCAGCCTACGACGCGCAGGCCGAAAAGCTGGTCTCGATGTTCATTGCGAACTTCGCCAAGTTCGAGGACCACGTCGACGGCGGCGTCCGTGATGCGGCCCCCGGCATAAAGCTCGCTGCCGAATAA
- a CDS encoding Class I peptide chain release factor (PFAM: Class I peptide chain release factor~KEGG: ret:RHE_CH00038 hypothetical protein) yields the protein MASDALYIDDRITIAGWELTEQFVLAGGPGGQNVNKVSTAVQLFFNIANSPSLNDRVKTNAIKLAGRRLSKDGVLMIEASRFRSQDRNREDARDRLKELILEAAKPPPPPRKKTRPTKGSVERRLKEKSGRSEVKKMRGRPGGGSGE from the coding sequence ATGGCCAGCGACGCACTCTATATCGATGACAGGATCACCATCGCCGGATGGGAACTGACGGAACAGTTCGTTCTGGCGGGCGGTCCCGGCGGGCAGAATGTCAACAAGGTCTCGACCGCTGTCCAGCTGTTCTTCAACATCGCGAATTCGCCGTCCCTCAATGATCGTGTCAAAACCAATGCGATCAAGCTCGCCGGTCGGCGGTTGTCGAAGGATGGCGTGCTGATGATCGAGGCGAGCCGGTTTCGCAGCCAGGACCGCAACCGCGAGGATGCGCGCGACCGGTTGAAGGAATTGATCCTCGAGGCCGCCAAGCCGCCGCCGCCGCCACGCAAGAAGACCAGGCCGACCAAGGGTTCGGTCGAACGCCGCCTGAAGGAAAAGTCCGGTCGCTCGGAAGTCAAGAAAATGCGCGGCCGCCCCGGCGGCGGCAGCGGTGAGTGA
- a CDS encoding 2OG-Fe(II) oxygenase (PFAM: 2OG-Fe(II) oxygenase~KEGG: rec:RHECIAT_CH0000041 alkylated DNA repair protein), protein MPELLSGIRHLPGYLDRARQEALVEAIRTVVAEAPLYVPAMPGTGKPMSVRMTNCGPLGWVTDKEHGYRYQPTHPATGRPWPDMPQQFRPPEACLVNFYSDEARMGLHQDKDEQDFKAPVVSISLGNSCLFRVGGLSHNDRTLSFKLSSGDLVVLGGEGRLCFHGVDRIHPATSTLLKNGGRINLTLRRVNP, encoded by the coding sequence ATGCCGGAGCTCTTGAGCGGCATCCGCCATCTCCCCGGTTACCTCGATCGAGCGCGTCAGGAGGCATTGGTCGAGGCGATCCGCACCGTCGTCGCCGAAGCGCCGCTTTATGTGCCCGCCATGCCCGGCACCGGCAAGCCGATGTCCGTGCGCATGACCAATTGCGGGCCGCTCGGCTGGGTGACGGACAAAGAGCACGGCTATCGCTACCAGCCGACACACCCAGCAACCGGCAGACCCTGGCCTGATATGCCGCAGCAATTCAGGCCGCCGGAAGCCTGCCTCGTCAATTTCTACTCCGACGAAGCGCGCATGGGCTTGCATCAGGACAAGGACGAACAGGACTTCAAGGCGCCTGTCGTCTCGATCTCGCTCGGCAACAGCTGCCTCTTTCGCGTCGGCGGCCTCAGCCACAATGATCGCACGCTATCTTTCAAGCTTTCGAGCGGTGACCTGGTCGTACTGGGCGGCGAGGGGAGGCTGTGCTTCCATGGCGTCGACCGTATCCATCCGGCGACTTCGACGCTGCTGAAGAATGGCGGCCGCATCAATCTGACGCTCCGCCGCGTCAATCCCTAG
- a CDS encoding pantothenate kinase (TIGRFAM: pantothenate kinase~KEGG: rec:RHECIAT_CH0000042 pantothenate kinase protein), producing the protein MSIATEIIGVPETLDHFQSESYSPYHFFSSEQWAKFRADTPLTLTSDEVKRLRSMGDPIDLDEVRRIYLSLSRLLSAHVESSQMLFEQRNRFLSLSDVTKTPFVIGIAGSVAVGKSTTARILKELLGRWPSSPKVDLVTTDGFLHPNAVLQREKLMQRKGFPESYDTAAILRFLSAIKAGRPDVKAPSYSHLVYDVLPDEYKIVDRPDILIFEGINVLQSRDLPAGGRIVPMVSDFFDFSIYIDAAEDEIHNWYVTRFMRLRETAFRDPNSYFHRYASISDAEALDIAEDLWANINLKNLRQNILPTRPRADLILKKGKDHLIEQVALRKL; encoded by the coding sequence ATGAGTATCGCGACTGAGATTATCGGGGTGCCGGAAACATTGGATCACTTCCAGTCGGAATCCTATTCGCCCTACCACTTCTTCTCTTCCGAACAATGGGCGAAATTCCGCGCCGATACGCCGTTGACGCTGACGAGCGACGAGGTCAAACGGCTGCGTTCGATGGGCGATCCGATTGATCTCGACGAGGTCCGGCGCATCTATCTTTCGCTGTCGCGGCTGCTCTCGGCACATGTCGAATCCTCGCAGATGCTGTTTGAACAGCGCAACCGCTTCCTCAGCCTGTCTGATGTGACGAAGACACCCTTCGTCATCGGCATCGCCGGCTCGGTCGCTGTGGGCAAATCGACCACCGCCCGTATCCTCAAGGAGCTCTTGGGGCGCTGGCCTTCCAGCCCGAAGGTCGATCTCGTCACCACCGACGGTTTCCTCCACCCCAACGCCGTGCTGCAGCGGGAAAAGCTGATGCAGCGCAAGGGTTTTCCGGAAAGCTACGACACGGCTGCGATCCTGCGTTTCCTCTCGGCGATCAAGGCCGGGCGGCCGGATGTGAAGGCGCCCAGCTATTCTCACCTCGTCTACGACGTGCTGCCGGACGAATACAAGATCGTCGACCGGCCCGACATCCTGATCTTCGAAGGCATCAACGTGCTGCAGTCGCGCGACTTGCCGGCCGGCGGCAGGATCGTGCCGATGGTCTCCGACTTCTTCGACTTCTCGATCTATATCGATGCCGCCGAAGACGAGATCCATAACTGGTATGTCACGCGCTTCATGCGGCTGCGCGAGACCGCCTTCCGCGATCCGAATTCCTATTTCCATCGCTATGCCTCGATCAGCGACGCGGAAGCGCTTGATATCGCCGAGGATCTTTGGGCAAACATCAACCTGAAGAACCTGCGCCAGAACATTCTGCCGACGCGTCCGCGCGCCGATCTCATCCTGAAAAAGGGCAAGGATCACCTGATCGAACAGGTTGCGCTGCGAAAACTATAG
- a CDS encoding phosphoribosyl-ATP diphosphatase (TIGRFAM: phosphoribosyl-ATP diphosphatase~PFAM: phosphoribosyl-ATP pyrophosphohydrolase; MazG nucleotide pyrophosphohydrolase~KEGG: ret:RHE_CH00041 phosphoribosyl-ATP pyrophosphatase): protein MSGFSLSDLESIVEERSKASPEQSWTAKLVAAGQPKAAKKLGEEAIEAVMAAVTGDRDNLTYEAADVLYHLLVVLKIAEIPLEDVMAELERRTAQSGLKEKASRQSS, encoded by the coding sequence ATGAGCGGATTTTCCCTTTCCGATCTCGAGAGCATCGTCGAAGAGCGATCGAAAGCCTCGCCGGAGCAATCCTGGACAGCCAAGCTCGTGGCTGCCGGTCAGCCGAAAGCGGCAAAGAAGCTCGGCGAAGAGGCGATCGAAGCCGTGATGGCGGCGGTGACCGGCGACCGCGACAACCTGACCTACGAGGCCGCCGATGTGCTCTATCACCTATTGGTCGTATTGAAGATTGCTGAAATACCGTTAGAGGATGTCATGGCCGAGCTCGAGCGCAGAACCGCGCAGTCCGGCCTCAAGGAAAAGGCCAGCCGGCAGAGTTCATGA